From Microlunatus capsulatus, a single genomic window includes:
- a CDS encoding sugar-binding transcriptional regulator, whose product MSTPPGDRTALLLEVAQRYWEQGRTQEDIGHELHLTRWKVGRLLEEARAEGIVQITVVHPRARRHDLEAELRARFGLRDCVVVPAPGGAAPGSTHVALAAADLLRSRGRSLRTLGVSWGNTLQEVAAVLPAGWTTGLEVVQVNGNVSRSVRPTTAADVALSIARSGNGRATLLPLPAIVEHASTRTALYAESSVRETLDRARGADALLFSLGALSPDSVLVQSGAVSPAELDRLRAAGACGDVLGHYVTPDGAVADAGVESRTVGLTLDDLRAAELAVAVASGPAKADVILAALTSGLCSVLVTDEDAARRALGAG is encoded by the coding sequence GTGAGCACGCCGCCCGGGGACCGGACGGCCCTGCTGCTGGAGGTCGCGCAGCGCTACTGGGAGCAGGGCCGCACCCAGGAGGACATCGGCCACGAGCTGCACCTCACGCGGTGGAAGGTCGGCCGGCTGCTGGAGGAGGCCCGGGCGGAGGGGATCGTCCAGATCACCGTCGTCCACCCCCGCGCCCGCCGGCACGACCTCGAGGCCGAGCTCCGCGCCCGCTTCGGGCTGCGCGACTGCGTCGTCGTGCCCGCGCCCGGTGGTGCGGCGCCGGGCAGCACGCACGTGGCGCTGGCCGCCGCGGACCTGCTGCGCAGCCGCGGCCGCTCCCTGCGCACCCTCGGCGTCTCCTGGGGCAACACCCTGCAGGAGGTGGCCGCGGTGCTGCCGGCCGGCTGGACCACCGGGCTCGAGGTGGTCCAGGTCAACGGCAACGTCAGCCGCTCCGTGCGCCCGACGACGGCGGCGGACGTGGCCCTGAGCATCGCCCGGAGCGGGAACGGCCGGGCCACCCTGCTGCCGTTGCCCGCCATCGTCGAGCACGCCAGCACCCGGACGGCGCTCTACGCCGAGTCCTCGGTGCGGGAGACGCTGGACAGGGCCCGCGGCGCGGACGCGCTGCTGTTCTCCCTCGGCGCCCTGAGCCCGGACTCGGTGCTGGTGCAGAGCGGCGCCGTCAGCCCCGCCGAGCTGGACCGGTTGCGCGCGGCCGGCGCCTGCGGCGACGTCCTCGGCCACTACGTGACCCCCGACGGCGCCGTCGCCGACGCCGGCGTCGAGTCCCGGACCGTCGGGCTGACCCTGGACGACCTCCGCGCCGCGGAGCTGGCCGTCGCCGTCGCCTCCGGCCCCGCCAAGGCCGACGTCATCCTCGCCGCCCTGACCAGCGGTCTCTGCTCGGTCCTCGTCACCGACGAGGACGCCGCCCGCCGCGCCCTCGGCGCCGGCTGA
- a CDS encoding medium chain dehydrogenase/reductase family protein, translated as MSTAPSLPRTTTRVVLPGLVEPSGLQLVTGPVAAPGPGQLLVRVEATGISYAEQAMRKGRYAGQPAFPFTPGYDLVGRVVAVGPRAEPALVGQRVAVMTKTGAWAEHVVVEARDSVRVPDGVEPEEAETVVVNGVTAWQMLHRAARVRPGQTVLVFGANGGVGGILIQLAHHHGVRVVGAAAPRHHAALRAAGVEPVDYADPDLAARVRELAPGGVDAVFDNIGGPVTDTAWGLLAPGGTLVSYAIIAAVSGTGSLWTPFLTAIGQTVLRSALPNGKRATFYDLWSGHRLRPRRFRAHLEADLGHVLALLRDGVLTANIAARFPLADAARALELAESRTLNGKVVLVP; from the coding sequence ATGAGCACCGCCCCCTCCCTGCCCCGGACGACGACGCGGGTGGTCCTGCCGGGGCTGGTCGAGCCGTCCGGCCTCCAGCTCGTGACCGGCCCGGTGGCCGCGCCCGGCCCGGGCCAGCTGCTCGTCCGCGTCGAGGCCACCGGGATCTCCTACGCCGAGCAGGCCATGCGCAAGGGCCGCTACGCCGGTCAGCCCGCCTTCCCCTTCACCCCCGGCTACGACCTCGTCGGCCGGGTCGTCGCCGTCGGCCCGCGCGCCGAGCCGGCGCTCGTCGGGCAGCGGGTGGCGGTGATGACGAAGACCGGGGCCTGGGCCGAGCACGTCGTCGTCGAGGCCCGCGACAGCGTCCGCGTCCCCGACGGCGTCGAGCCCGAGGAGGCCGAGACGGTGGTCGTCAACGGGGTGACCGCGTGGCAGATGCTGCACCGCGCCGCCCGCGTCCGGCCCGGGCAGACGGTCCTGGTCTTCGGGGCCAACGGCGGCGTGGGCGGCATCCTCATACAGCTCGCGCACCACCACGGCGTGCGGGTGGTCGGCGCCGCCGCGCCCCGCCACCACGCGGCGCTCCGCGCGGCCGGCGTCGAGCCCGTCGACTACGCCGACCCGGACCTCGCCGCCCGCGTGCGGGAGCTCGCCCCCGGCGGGGTGGACGCGGTGTTCGACAACATCGGCGGGCCGGTGACCGACACGGCCTGGGGCCTGCTGGCCCCGGGTGGAACCCTCGTGTCGTACGCGATCATCGCCGCGGTGAGCGGGACGGGGAGCCTCTGGACCCCCTTCCTCACCGCGATCGGCCAGACGGTGCTGCGCTCGGCCCTGCCCAACGGGAAGCGGGCCACCTTCTACGACCTCTGGTCGGGGCACCGGCTGCGGCCGCGCCGGTTCCGGGCCCACCTGGAGGCGGACCTCGGGCACGTCCTCGCGCTGCTGCGCGACGGGGTGCTGACGGCCAACATCGCCGCCCGCTTCCCCCTCGCCGACGCCGCCCGGGCCCTGGAGCTGGCCGAGTCCCGCACGCTCAACGGCAAGGTCGTCCTCGTCCCCTGA
- the deoC gene encoding deoxyribose-phosphate aldolase: MTDNRIPELSPAAVARLIDHTLLKPEATRADVEALVAEAVALGTYSVCVSPSMLPLDVPAGSGLKVAAVTGFPSGKHTSATKAAEATQAVRAGADEIDMVIDVGAAKAGDFAAVQADVAAVRAAVPAPTVLKVIIESAVLTDDEVVGVCRAAVEAGADFVKTSTGFHPAGGATEHAVRLMAQTVGDRAHVKASGGVRTLDDARRMVAAGATRLGVSGSRALLESGSGAAGASAGY; this comes from the coding sequence GTGACCGACAACCGCATCCCCGAGCTGAGCCCCGCCGCCGTCGCCCGGCTCATCGACCACACGCTGCTCAAGCCCGAGGCCACCCGGGCCGACGTCGAGGCGCTGGTCGCCGAGGCCGTCGCGCTGGGCACCTACTCCGTCTGCGTCTCGCCCTCGATGCTGCCGCTGGACGTCCCGGCGGGCAGCGGGCTCAAGGTCGCCGCCGTCACCGGCTTCCCGAGCGGCAAGCACACCTCCGCGACCAAGGCCGCCGAGGCGACCCAGGCCGTCCGCGCAGGGGCGGACGAGATCGACATGGTGATCGACGTCGGCGCCGCCAAGGCCGGGGACTTCGCCGCCGTGCAGGCCGACGTCGCGGCCGTCCGGGCCGCGGTGCCGGCCCCGACGGTGCTCAAGGTGATCATCGAGTCCGCCGTCCTCACCGACGACGAGGTCGTGGGCGTCTGCCGGGCCGCCGTCGAGGCGGGTGCGGACTTCGTCAAGACCTCCACCGGCTTCCACCCGGCCGGCGGTGCCACCGAGCACGCGGTCCGGCTGATGGCGCAGACCGTCGGCGACCGCGCCCACGTCAAGGCCTCGGGCGGTGTCCGCACCCTCGACGACGCCCGCCGGATGGTCGCCGCCGGTGCCACCCGGCTCGGCGTCTCCGGCTCCCGCGCGCTGCTGGAGTCCGGCAGCGGGGCGGCCGGGGCCTCCGCCGGCTACTGA
- a CDS encoding TetR-like C-terminal domain-containing protein, with product MSTETRRPTRREERRTQTVQEIRALALDQVSAGGPEAVSLSGIVRAMSMSPAAIYRYVESRDALLADLVVDAYDDFADALAAAAPAGAAPTARLVAVLGAARTWALAHPNRYRLVFQTASGSGRDLAPERTVSAASRSMAVLVDALEAAHAAGGGTDAADRDAGTAALDAEVAAWGRRAGLDGHPPRVLRLALTAWTRLHGVISLELGGHLGAVGVDPGALYAAEVAVLGAAVGPGGGPGAQ from the coding sequence GTGAGCACGGAGACCCGACGTCCGACGAGGCGCGAGGAGCGGCGCACGCAGACGGTGCAGGAGATCAGGGCACTGGCCCTGGACCAGGTCAGCGCCGGCGGGCCGGAGGCGGTGTCGCTCAGCGGGATCGTCCGGGCGATGTCGATGTCGCCCGCCGCGATCTACCGCTACGTCGAGAGCCGCGACGCCCTCCTCGCCGACCTCGTCGTGGACGCCTACGACGACTTCGCCGACGCCCTGGCCGCAGCGGCTCCCGCCGGGGCGGCACCGACCGCGCGGCTGGTCGCCGTCCTGGGCGCGGCCCGGACGTGGGCCCTGGCCCACCCGAACCGCTACCGGCTGGTCTTCCAGACCGCCAGCGGTTCGGGCCGTGACCTCGCGCCCGAGCGGACCGTGTCCGCGGCCTCGCGCAGCATGGCCGTCCTCGTCGACGCCCTGGAGGCCGCGCACGCCGCCGGCGGTGGCACCGACGCCGCGGACCGGGACGCCGGCACCGCCGCCCTCGACGCCGAGGTCGCCGCCTGGGGGCGGCGCGCCGGGCTCGACGGCCACCCGCCGCGGGTGCTGCGGCTGGCGCTCACCGCCTGGACCCGGCTGCACGGGGTCATCAGCCTGGAGCTGGGCGGTCACCTGGGGGCGGTCGGCGTCGACCCGGGCGCCCTCTACGCGGCCGAGGTCGCGGTGCTCGGCGCCGCGGTCGGCCCGGGCGGGGGCCCCGGCGCTCAGTAG